In Clarias gariepinus isolate MV-2021 ecotype Netherlands chromosome 9, CGAR_prim_01v2, whole genome shotgun sequence, a single window of DNA contains:
- the aplnra gene encoding apelin receptor A produces MDPTEYPDSYDYYEDNETACDYSEWEPSYSLIPVLYMLIFILGLSGNGMVIFTMWRSAKSKRRAADVYIGNLALADLTFVVTLPLWAAYTALGYHWPFGVALCKISSYVVLVNMYASVFCLTCLSFDRYLAIVHSLSSNRLRSRGTVMVSLGVIWLLSGTLAAPTLLFRTTVDDAVSNRTTCAMDFSLVTLNQRHESLWIAGLSLSSSALGFLLPFMAMTVCYCLIGCTVARHFGHLRKEDQKKRRLLKIITTLVVVFALCWTPFHVLKSMDALSYLGLAPTSCGFLHFLLLAHPYATCLAYINSCLNPFLYAFFDLRFRSRCLCLLSLKKVVHGHVSSASSTLSAQTQKSELHSLATKV; encoded by the coding sequence ATGGATCCCACGGAATACCCAGACAGCTATGATTATTATGAAGACAACGAGACAGCGTGTGACTACTCAGAGTGGGAGCCATCCTACTCACTCATCCCTGTTCTCTACATGCTCATTTTCATCCTAGGTCTGTCTGGAAACGGGATGGTCATCTTCACCATGTGGCGTTCGGCCAAGTCCAAGCGCCGTGCTGCAGATGTCTACATTGGTAACCTGGCTCTGGCTGACCTGACCTTTGTGGTGACCCTGCCACTGTGGGCTGCGTACACGGCCCTTGGGTACCACTGGCCCTTCGGTGTGGCACTCTGCAAGATCAGCAGCTATGTGGTGCTAGTGAACATGTATGCCAGTGTCTTTTGCCTCACTTGCTTGAGCTTTGATCGTTACCTGGCCATTGTGCACTCACTGAGCAGCAACCGTCTTCGATCCCGAGGCACAGTGATGGTATCACTTGGTGTCATTTGGCTGCTTTCTGGGACTCTTGCTGCGCCCACTCTGCTCTTTCGTACCACAGTGGATGATGCCGTCAGCAACCGCACCACCTGTGCCATGGACTTCAGCCTGGTGACCCTGAATCAACGCCATGAGTCACTTTGGATCGCAGGTTTGAGCTTGTCATCCTCAGCTCTTGGCTTCTTACTCCCTTTTATGGCTATGACTGTGTGCTACTGCTTAATTGGCTGCACGGTGGCACGCCACTTTGGCCACCTACGCAAAGAGGACCAGAAGAAGCGGCGCCTCCTGAAGATCATTACCACCTTAGTGGTAGTGTTTGCCCTCTGCTGGACGCCTTTCCATGTTCTAAAAAGCATGGATGCTCTGTCATATCTGGGGCTGGCTCCAACATCCTGTGGTTTTCTCCACTTCCTGCTGCTGGCACACCCGTATGCTACCTGCCTGGCGTACATCAACAGCTGTCTCAACCCGTTCCTCTATGCCTTCTTTGACCTACGCTTCCGGTCACGGTGCCTCTGCCTCCTCAGCCTGAAAAAGGTTGTGCACGGTCACGTCAGCTCTGCCTCATCCACACTCAGTGCACAGACCCAGAAGTCCGAGTTGCATTCGCTTGCCACCAAAGTGTGA